A stretch of the Vicia villosa cultivar HV-30 ecotype Madison, WI unplaced genomic scaffold, Vvil1.0 ctg.000799F_1_1, whole genome shotgun sequence genome encodes the following:
- the LOC131631285 gene encoding uncharacterized protein LOC131631285 isoform X2, whose protein sequence is MELLHSDETVSEDADIPEDDNTTNDSPNPTAGIEDGATLDVSGKNLEFPAPENSKDDAVESLYMYKNVYSLIPKSVGGLVRLKTLKFFGNEINLFAPEFGNMTKLERLQMKVASPGIGGLPLHKLKGLKELELSKGPSRPSAFPILTEIAALKCLTKLCICHFSIRYLPPEIGCLKSLEYLDLSFNKLKTLPSEITSLEALITMKVANNKLVELPPGMTSLSRLENLDLSNNRLTSLGSLELSSMNRLQNLNLQYNKLPSIFQIPSWICCNMEGNDGDRCKDNYSSSSVEMDVYESNLQENEETFSHAWKSGKRWKRRHYKHQKARQEQKARQERLSNSRKWKGVDHDQLLSKKIHRISEPENLDTLVSENCTETIPDNGSLDDNHKKIFSEEAAHESLIDNVDNDEEIIEKQFSQEDCCTAEGKDEIDASSCSLDNGRSEQDGASCSVFSKCSFKSKRHSERDLDNPKPRKSRKPISDGSLLSSKYSKISFCGTEDHLSDGFYDAGRDRPFMPLESYEQNQCLASREVILLDRQRDEELDAIILSAQALVSNLKQLNGLNKPGSQGEVDNLQTASLLALFVSDHFGGSDRGAIVEKTRKSVSGSNYNKPFVCTCSAGSRTSINAATESVANAIGNINLSRISEKSLDSIKKRRNSIIVPIGSVQYGVCRHRALLFKYLCDHMEPPIPCELVRGYLDFSPHAWNIILIKKGVTWVRMLVDACRPHDIREEKDPEYFCRYIPLRRTQIPLSTGILPSPDYSFPSLSNCDELEKKALTTLVRCKYGSVEAAVKVRTLEVQDSSADKIKNFEYNSLGEIRILGAFKHPCIVEIYGHQISCKWTISADGNPEHRVLRSAIFMEYVEGGSLKSYLEELSKAGEKHVPVELALHIAKDVSCALSELHSKHIIHRDIKSENILFDCDRKRDDGTPTVKLCDFDSAVPLRSPLHACCIAHVGSPPPCVCVGTPRWMAPEVMRTMYEKNTYGLEADIWSFGCLLLEMLTLQIPYFGVPDLHVHDSLQMGKRPQLTEELEALSSTNEPTMIQSGEELEKSDAETNTLEFLVDLFHRCVEENPNDRPTAKEIHEMLVGHTRHTSSKC, encoded by the exons ACTCTCGATGTATCAGGGAAGAACTTAGAGTTTCCGGCGCCGGAGAATTCCAAAGACGATGCCGTGGAGAGTTTATACATGTACAAGAATGTTTACAGTTTGATTCCGAAGTCGGTGGGTGGTCTCGTGAGATTGAAAACGCTGAAATTCTTTGGGAATGAGATTAACTTGTTCGCACCGGAGTTCGGTAATATGACGAAGTTGGAGAGGTTGCAGATGAAGGTAGCTTCACCTGGAATTGGTGGGTTGCCGTTGCATAAATTGAAGGGTTTGAAAGAGCTTGAGCTTTCCAAAGGTCCTTCTCGACCTTCTGCGTTTCCTATATTGACTGAGATTGCTGCTCTCAAGTGTTTGACCAAACTTTGCATTTGTCACTTCTCTATTAG ATACCTTCCTCCGGAAATTGGGTGCTTAAAGAGTTTGGAGTATCTTGATCTTTCATTCAATAAATTGAAGACATTGCCCTCAGAGATTACTTCTTTGGAAGCATTAATAACCATGAAAGTTGCTAATAATAAGTTGGTGGAATTACCGCCGGGTATGACATCACTATCGAGGCTGGAGAATCTGGACCTGTCAAATAATAGGTTGACTTCGTTAGGATCCCTTGAACTTAGCTCGATGAATAGACTTCAGAACTTAAATCTTCAG TACAACAAGCTGCCCAGCATTTTTCAAATTCCTTCATGGATATGCTGTAATATGGAAGGAAATGATGGAGATAGATGCAAAGACAATTATAGCAGTTCTTCTGTTGAAATGGATGTCTATGAAAGCAATTTACAGGAAAATGAGGAAACCTTTTCTCATG CCTGGAAGTCAGGTAAACGGTGGAAGCGGCGACACTATAAACATCAGAAAGCCCGTCAAGAACAGAAAGCTCGTCAAGAGCGGTTGAGTAACAGCAGGAAATGGAAAGGTGTAGATCATGACCAATTGTTAAGCAAGAAGATCCACAGAATTTCTGAACCAGAAAATCTGGATACTCTTGTCTCTGAAAATTGCACAGAAACTATACCTGACAATGGGAGCTTGGAtgacaatcataaaaaaatattctcCGAAGAAGCAGCGCATGAAAGTTTAATTGATAATGTTGACAATGATGAGGAAATTATTGAAAAGCAGTTTTCTCAAGAAGATTGCTGCACTGCGGAAGGTAAAGATGAAATAGATGCATCCTCATGCTCCTTAGACAATGGCCGAAGTGAACAGGATGGAGCATCTTGTTCAGTTTTTTCGAAGTGTAGTTTTAAATCAAAGAGGCATTCAGAACGGGATCTTGATAATCCTAAACCCCGCAAGTCTAGAAAACCTATTAGTGATGGCTCATTATTGTCTTCCAAATACAGTAAAATTTCATTTTGTGGCACCGAGGACCATCTATCAGATGGCTTTTATGATGCGGGACGTGATCGGCCGTTTATGCCTCTTGAGAGTTACGAGCAAAATCAGTGTCTTGCTTCTCGTGAAGTCATTCTGTTAGACAG ACAAAGGGATGAAGAATTGGATGCCATTATTCTATCAGCTCAGGCATTGGTATCTAATTTAAAGCAGTTAAATGGTTTAAACAAACCTGGGAGCCAGGGTGAAGTTGATAACTTGCAGACAGCATCACTGCTTGCACTCTTTGTATCTGATCATTTTGGTGGAAGTGATAGAGGTGCTATTGTAGAAAAGACACGCAAGTCTGTTTCTGGCTCAAACTATAATAAGCCTTTTGTCTGTACATGCTCGGCAGGAAGCAGAACAAGTATAAATGCTGCAACTGAATCAGTTGCGAATGCCATAGGAAATATTAATCTTTCTAGGATCTCTGAAAAATCTCTTGATTCTATTAAAAAAAGGCGAAACTCAATTATTGTTCCGATTGGCTCTGTTCAGTATGGTGTTTGTAGGCATAGAGCTCTGCTTTTTAAG TATTTATGTGATCACATGGAGCCACCTATACCTTGTGAGCTTGTTAGGGGTTACCTGGATTTTTCACCACATGCTTGGAATATCATTCTAATAAAAAAGGGTGTTACATGGGTTCGAATGCTTGTTGATGCTTGCCGACCTCATGAtattagagaagagaaagatccAGAATATTTCTGCAG GTACATACCTCTTCGTCGAACCCAAATTCCTCTTTCAACTGGCATTCTTCCTAGTCCTGATTATTCCTTTCCATCTCTATCTAATTGTGATGAACTTGAGAAAAAAGCTTTAACTACATTAGTTCGGTGCAAGTATGGATCAGTTGAGGCTGCAGTGAAG GTGCGTACTTTGGAAGTACAGGATAGTTCAgcagacaaaataaaaaacttcgAATATAATTCTTTGGGAGAAATCAGAATTCTTGGTGCTTTCAAACACCCCTGTATAGTGGAAATATACGGACACCAAATATCTTGCAAATGGACCATCTCAGCTGATGGTAACCCTGAGCATCGTGTGTTGAGATCTGCAATTTTTATGGAATATGTGGAAGGAGGCTCCTTAAAA TCTTATCTAGAAGAGCTGTCAAAAGCTGGTGAAAAGCATGTTCCTGTGGAGTTAGCCTTGCATATTGCCAAAGATGTCTCATGCGCTTTGTCGGAGCTGCATTCAAAGCACATAATTCATCGTGACATAAAAAGCGAAAACATTCTGTTTGATTGTGATAGGAAGAGAGATGATGGAACTCCCACTGTGAAGCTCTGTGATTTTGATAGTGCAGTGCCGCTAAGATCACCTTTACATGCATGCTGTATTGCTCATGTAGGATCACCTCCTCCTTGTGTGTGTGTTGGAACACCTCGATGGATGGCTCCAGAGGTCATGCGGACTATGTATGAAAAAAATACTTATGGATTG GAAGCTGATATTTGGTCATTTGGATGTTTACTGCTGGAGATGCTGACTTTGCAAATTCCTTATTTTGGAGTACCTGATTTACACGTCCATGATAGTCTGCAG ATGGGTAAACGGCCACAACTAACTGAAGAGCTGGAGGCGTTAAGCTCAACAAATGAACCTACGATGATTCAATCCGGTGAAGAGCTTGAAAAATCAGATGCTGAGACAAACACATTGGAGTTCCTTGTCGATTTGTTTCACAGGTGTGTCGAAGAAAATCCAAACGACCGACCTACTGCCAAAGAAATCCATGAAATGCTGGTTGGACACACAAGGCATACAAGTTCAAAATGTTAG
- the LOC131631285 gene encoding uncharacterized protein LOC131631285 isoform X1, producing the protein MELLHSDETVSEDADIPEDDNTTNDSPNPTAGIEDGATLDVSGKNLEFPAPENSKDDAVESLYMYKNVYSLIPKSVGGLVRLKTLKFFGNEINLFAPEFGNMTKLERLQMKVASPGIGGLPLHKLKGLKELELSKGPSRPSAFPILTEIAALKCLTKLCICHFSIRYLPPEIGCLKSLEYLDLSFNKLKTLPSEITSLEALITMKVANNKLVELPPGMTSLSRLENLDLSNNRLTSLGSLELSSMNRLQNLNLQYNKLPSIFQIPSWICCNMEGNDGDRCKDNYSSSSVEMDVYESNLQENEETFSHGPHNTSSSILTNSSSNSRCFSAWKSGKRWKRRHYKHQKARQEQKARQERLSNSRKWKGVDHDQLLSKKIHRISEPENLDTLVSENCTETIPDNGSLDDNHKKIFSEEAAHESLIDNVDNDEEIIEKQFSQEDCCTAEGKDEIDASSCSLDNGRSEQDGASCSVFSKCSFKSKRHSERDLDNPKPRKSRKPISDGSLLSSKYSKISFCGTEDHLSDGFYDAGRDRPFMPLESYEQNQCLASREVILLDRQRDEELDAIILSAQALVSNLKQLNGLNKPGSQGEVDNLQTASLLALFVSDHFGGSDRGAIVEKTRKSVSGSNYNKPFVCTCSAGSRTSINAATESVANAIGNINLSRISEKSLDSIKKRRNSIIVPIGSVQYGVCRHRALLFKYLCDHMEPPIPCELVRGYLDFSPHAWNIILIKKGVTWVRMLVDACRPHDIREEKDPEYFCRYIPLRRTQIPLSTGILPSPDYSFPSLSNCDELEKKALTTLVRCKYGSVEAAVKVRTLEVQDSSADKIKNFEYNSLGEIRILGAFKHPCIVEIYGHQISCKWTISADGNPEHRVLRSAIFMEYVEGGSLKSYLEELSKAGEKHVPVELALHIAKDVSCALSELHSKHIIHRDIKSENILFDCDRKRDDGTPTVKLCDFDSAVPLRSPLHACCIAHVGSPPPCVCVGTPRWMAPEVMRTMYEKNTYGLEADIWSFGCLLLEMLTLQIPYFGVPDLHVHDSLQMGKRPQLTEELEALSSTNEPTMIQSGEELEKSDAETNTLEFLVDLFHRCVEENPNDRPTAKEIHEMLVGHTRHTSSKC; encoded by the exons ACTCTCGATGTATCAGGGAAGAACTTAGAGTTTCCGGCGCCGGAGAATTCCAAAGACGATGCCGTGGAGAGTTTATACATGTACAAGAATGTTTACAGTTTGATTCCGAAGTCGGTGGGTGGTCTCGTGAGATTGAAAACGCTGAAATTCTTTGGGAATGAGATTAACTTGTTCGCACCGGAGTTCGGTAATATGACGAAGTTGGAGAGGTTGCAGATGAAGGTAGCTTCACCTGGAATTGGTGGGTTGCCGTTGCATAAATTGAAGGGTTTGAAAGAGCTTGAGCTTTCCAAAGGTCCTTCTCGACCTTCTGCGTTTCCTATATTGACTGAGATTGCTGCTCTCAAGTGTTTGACCAAACTTTGCATTTGTCACTTCTCTATTAG ATACCTTCCTCCGGAAATTGGGTGCTTAAAGAGTTTGGAGTATCTTGATCTTTCATTCAATAAATTGAAGACATTGCCCTCAGAGATTACTTCTTTGGAAGCATTAATAACCATGAAAGTTGCTAATAATAAGTTGGTGGAATTACCGCCGGGTATGACATCACTATCGAGGCTGGAGAATCTGGACCTGTCAAATAATAGGTTGACTTCGTTAGGATCCCTTGAACTTAGCTCGATGAATAGACTTCAGAACTTAAATCTTCAG TACAACAAGCTGCCCAGCATTTTTCAAATTCCTTCATGGATATGCTGTAATATGGAAGGAAATGATGGAGATAGATGCAAAGACAATTATAGCAGTTCTTCTGTTGAAATGGATGTCTATGAAAGCAATTTACAGGAAAATGAGGAAACCTTTTCTCATG GACCTCATAACACCTCATCTAGCATATTAACAAACTCCTCATCTAACAGTAGATGTTTTTCAGCCTGGAAGTCAGGTAAACGGTGGAAGCGGCGACACTATAAACATCAGAAAGCCCGTCAAGAACAGAAAGCTCGTCAAGAGCGGTTGAGTAACAGCAGGAAATGGAAAGGTGTAGATCATGACCAATTGTTAAGCAAGAAGATCCACAGAATTTCTGAACCAGAAAATCTGGATACTCTTGTCTCTGAAAATTGCACAGAAACTATACCTGACAATGGGAGCTTGGAtgacaatcataaaaaaatattctcCGAAGAAGCAGCGCATGAAAGTTTAATTGATAATGTTGACAATGATGAGGAAATTATTGAAAAGCAGTTTTCTCAAGAAGATTGCTGCACTGCGGAAGGTAAAGATGAAATAGATGCATCCTCATGCTCCTTAGACAATGGCCGAAGTGAACAGGATGGAGCATCTTGTTCAGTTTTTTCGAAGTGTAGTTTTAAATCAAAGAGGCATTCAGAACGGGATCTTGATAATCCTAAACCCCGCAAGTCTAGAAAACCTATTAGTGATGGCTCATTATTGTCTTCCAAATACAGTAAAATTTCATTTTGTGGCACCGAGGACCATCTATCAGATGGCTTTTATGATGCGGGACGTGATCGGCCGTTTATGCCTCTTGAGAGTTACGAGCAAAATCAGTGTCTTGCTTCTCGTGAAGTCATTCTGTTAGACAG ACAAAGGGATGAAGAATTGGATGCCATTATTCTATCAGCTCAGGCATTGGTATCTAATTTAAAGCAGTTAAATGGTTTAAACAAACCTGGGAGCCAGGGTGAAGTTGATAACTTGCAGACAGCATCACTGCTTGCACTCTTTGTATCTGATCATTTTGGTGGAAGTGATAGAGGTGCTATTGTAGAAAAGACACGCAAGTCTGTTTCTGGCTCAAACTATAATAAGCCTTTTGTCTGTACATGCTCGGCAGGAAGCAGAACAAGTATAAATGCTGCAACTGAATCAGTTGCGAATGCCATAGGAAATATTAATCTTTCTAGGATCTCTGAAAAATCTCTTGATTCTATTAAAAAAAGGCGAAACTCAATTATTGTTCCGATTGGCTCTGTTCAGTATGGTGTTTGTAGGCATAGAGCTCTGCTTTTTAAG TATTTATGTGATCACATGGAGCCACCTATACCTTGTGAGCTTGTTAGGGGTTACCTGGATTTTTCACCACATGCTTGGAATATCATTCTAATAAAAAAGGGTGTTACATGGGTTCGAATGCTTGTTGATGCTTGCCGACCTCATGAtattagagaagagaaagatccAGAATATTTCTGCAG GTACATACCTCTTCGTCGAACCCAAATTCCTCTTTCAACTGGCATTCTTCCTAGTCCTGATTATTCCTTTCCATCTCTATCTAATTGTGATGAACTTGAGAAAAAAGCTTTAACTACATTAGTTCGGTGCAAGTATGGATCAGTTGAGGCTGCAGTGAAG GTGCGTACTTTGGAAGTACAGGATAGTTCAgcagacaaaataaaaaacttcgAATATAATTCTTTGGGAGAAATCAGAATTCTTGGTGCTTTCAAACACCCCTGTATAGTGGAAATATACGGACACCAAATATCTTGCAAATGGACCATCTCAGCTGATGGTAACCCTGAGCATCGTGTGTTGAGATCTGCAATTTTTATGGAATATGTGGAAGGAGGCTCCTTAAAA TCTTATCTAGAAGAGCTGTCAAAAGCTGGTGAAAAGCATGTTCCTGTGGAGTTAGCCTTGCATATTGCCAAAGATGTCTCATGCGCTTTGTCGGAGCTGCATTCAAAGCACATAATTCATCGTGACATAAAAAGCGAAAACATTCTGTTTGATTGTGATAGGAAGAGAGATGATGGAACTCCCACTGTGAAGCTCTGTGATTTTGATAGTGCAGTGCCGCTAAGATCACCTTTACATGCATGCTGTATTGCTCATGTAGGATCACCTCCTCCTTGTGTGTGTGTTGGAACACCTCGATGGATGGCTCCAGAGGTCATGCGGACTATGTATGAAAAAAATACTTATGGATTG GAAGCTGATATTTGGTCATTTGGATGTTTACTGCTGGAGATGCTGACTTTGCAAATTCCTTATTTTGGAGTACCTGATTTACACGTCCATGATAGTCTGCAG ATGGGTAAACGGCCACAACTAACTGAAGAGCTGGAGGCGTTAAGCTCAACAAATGAACCTACGATGATTCAATCCGGTGAAGAGCTTGAAAAATCAGATGCTGAGACAAACACATTGGAGTTCCTTGTCGATTTGTTTCACAGGTGTGTCGAAGAAAATCCAAACGACCGACCTACTGCCAAAGAAATCCATGAAATGCTGGTTGGACACACAAGGCATACAAGTTCAAAATGTTAG